TAGAATCTAGAAGTGAGAAGCGAGATTTCTACAGGCGAGGTTTTTCTAGCTTCTAGCCTCTCGCTTCTAGCTTCTGTTTTTCCCAGTCACGGTCGTTGCGGGGATGACAAGCGCATAGTTTTTAGAGTCGCCCTGAATTTGCTGATTTTTCAGAGGTTACTAGTATTCAAACCAAAGCGATCCCCCCCTCTAACACTTAAAGCTATATATTATTTCTATTGAATTCACAGTCTATGTCGCATAATTGAGCGCCTCCGCGATATGATCCTCATGATGCGACTAAATGGGATGGCTGTACGCATCGCCTCACATGCGATTCTCGAAGTATCGCTCTCTATCGTCTGAGGCTGCTGAAGAACGCCCACTTGATTATCCGGGGTCTCTGATATAGTCCATCCCCATGCGAAAACTGGCCGCGACCATTGTCATCATGCTGATAGCCTCATGCGGTGGAAGCGGATTAGATCCGTATCCAAATGATGTGCCGACCCATTCGCCCCCGCTGATAACCAGAATAGATCCCGAGAGCGCATCCCCCGGGGATACCGTAACGATATATGGCTTGGGTTATTCCATCATCCCCGCATACAATCTGGTTACCTTTGGCTCCGTATCCGCAGTAGCCGATTCCTATGATTTTCTCGACCCGGGCAGCGACGGCGAATTCGAGATTTTAACCGTGGTCATCCCTGATGATGTGGAGGCAGGGATCAACCCCGTCATGGTGACGGTCCACCGGATCACCAGCAATGATGATGTATCGATAGACATAATTCCATGAAAGAAAAAATACAGAAAATTTTCTCCGATGAACTGTCGATGACGGCCAAGCTCTCAGATCTTGTCAAACTGCATGGAGACGCCTCTTACAGAATATATTACAGGGCACGCCTCACCGATGGATCCACCCTCATAATAATGCAGATGCCCGAGGGAATATCATCTGCTTCCGAAGAGATCACAAACTCCGGAATCGTCGTCAAAGAACTCCCCTTTATCGACGTCTCAAAATATCTCTCCTCCATAGGCGTAAACGTCCCAAAGATTTTCAGATACAGCGATGCCGACAAGATGATGATACTTGAAGACCTTGGCGATGAGCTATTGGCCTCATACCTGCAAAAATCCGAACCTGAAGAAGCGATGGCCATGTATAAAAATGCGGTGGCCCTCCTGTGCTCTCTTCAGAAAAAAAGCGCCGAGATGCCTGACAAATCCTGTATAGCTTTTCGAAGATCCTTCGATAGCAATCTGCTCAACTGGGAGTTTGATCACTTTCTTGAATACGCGATTCAAAAAAGAGGCATAGAAGTTGACCCGGCAGATGCGGAAATGTTCAGAAGGGAAACGCGCACTATAACAGACAAGATTCTAAAGATGTCATATGGATTCACGCTCCGCGATTATCAGAGCAGGAATATAATAATACGCGATGACACTATGCATCTCATAGACTTTCAGGACGCCCTGATGGGGCCGTCCCTCTACGACCTCGTTTCGCTCACCAGAGATTCCTATGTAAAACTGTCGGATGAAGAACTCGAAGAACTCATAGCCTATTACGCTGAAAAATCGCACCGCGATATCGGCGAGGTAATCAAGGAGTTCAACATGATAACCGTCCAAAGGAAGATGAAGGATGCCGGAAGGTTCGTCTACATCGATCAGGTAAAGAAAAATCCGGGATATCTGAAATTCATTCCCAACTCCGCAAACTACGTGGCAAAAGCCCTGTTACAGATGCCGGAACACGCTGACCTAGCAAGGTTCATTGAAAAATATCTGCCGGAGCTAAAGGGATGAAAAATAAAAACCGAATAGATTCAGCAGTGCTTCTAGCTGCCGGACTGGGTACGAGGCTGAGCCCTCTTACGTTAAAGACTCCTAAGCCCCTTCTCAATCTCGACGGATGCACTCTCATAGATCATCAGCTCAGATATCTGAAAAAAAACGGGTTCAAGACGGTGGCAATAAACATTCATCACCTCCCAGAGATGATAAAAAATCACGTCGGAGACGGATCCAGATACGGGCTGAGCATACTCTACTCCAGGGAGACACATATACTCGGCACTGGAGGCGGCATTAAAAAAGCATGCGGATATTTAAGTTCAGACAATGTCCTGGTCTTAAATTCCGATATTCTTATCAATCTGAACCTCGAAAAATTCGTCGAACGACATCTCCTATCAAACGCAATTGCAACGATGGCGCTCAGAAAACTTCTGCCGGGGGAAAACTACACCGGGATATCCGTAGATACAGATGGCTTTGTGAGCTCAATAGGAGATGGATCTTACTCATTCACCGGAATTCACATAGTGGGGAAAACCCTCCTCGAATCGCTTCCTCCGGCAGGATCGGAGTCGTGCGTAATATCCGATGGATACAAAAAGATTTTATCAGGTGGCGGTAAAATAGCATCGGCAATCCATCATGGATACTGGAAAGACATCGGCACTCACGCAAGCCTCAAAGAAGCCGAGGAAGATATATCAAGGGGAAAATTTGAAATGATCAAGGAATGATGCATTTCAGAAGCGGACCCACCTCTATCTTTATAACCTTGGCCTTTTCCGGAGCGTGGTCTCCGTCTATCGTGTATGCCATAGGCTCGTCGAACTCCATCACCACTTCGCTGCCCATCTCATCGACATAATGCTCAGAGTTTGCAGGTTTTGCCAGGAGGGCCCTGTGAAATGTTTTCACGAGCTGCATTCCCGTACATGATATCCCCACAAACTGGAATTTCCCGACCTCAGACGCCCCTCTGTAGAGAGGCCGGAAGTTAAAGCCCAGTGTCTGCATCGTCCCCGAAAATATCATCATGTAGTTTTTAAAGGGCTGGAGCTTTCCATCTATGTAGATTCTCGCATTAAATCTCTCGACCAGCATCTGCGCCATACGTCCGTTCACCAGGGAAGAAAGCGATGCCTTTACAAGGAGCGCCATTCCGCGCGCAGGAGTCGGACCACCTTTGACATTTTGATACACATCTATGAACCTCTCTATCAATCCCATGCCGAGAAGAAATCCGTAGGATCCGTTGACCCTTATCATATTTATATCAACTTCTCGGAAGCTCTCACCATTGTGATATTTTATAATCAGATCAGAAAGTATTTTTTCCGGGCGACCCTGAATACCTAACTGCCAAGCAAGGTTGTTCATGGTGCCCCCGCGGAGAATTGCGATCTTCGGAAGGGGTTTTTCTCCATAGACCTCGATAAACGCGCTGAGCGTCTTGTGATTTGTGCCATCGCCTCCGGAGATACCAAGTATCTCTATATCGCGTTCCTTGAACTCCTTGGCCAGATACTTGACATGGTCAAGCGTGTCCGTGGAATAGCACGAGCCCTTATCGCCGACGATAAAACCGAACTGCCTGATCCTGTCCGGATTTCTCTTATTGGATCTCGAATATGGATTTAAAATAACACCTATGCCAGGCATCTTCATTCGCTCCGTTTAGGTTTGTTTGGTCTTCGCCTGCCTCTTCCAAAACGCGGGCGACGTCTCTTACCGCCGGATGGCCTCGAAGTTGCGTCTGGCTTTGCGGCATCTCCCTGAGATGTGGCCGACAATGGAGCAGCAGAGACAGTTTTAGGTTGTTCATCCGTTTTCTTCGGTTGAATCTTCTTCCTCTTCATGTAGGTCTGAACGAGAAAACTGGCCACCTGAGATGGTTTTGTCCCGACGCCAAATCCGGCATCAAAACCCAGTTTTAACCCTAGGGCGTGATCTATTCTCGGTCCTCCAACTATAAGGATACAGTCCTTTGAGAGACGGGAATCCGCAACGGCTTTCTTTTTGAATTCCTTTAGATTTTCCAAATGGCTGTCGCGCTGTGTAACAACCTGGGAGATCAAGATCGCATCGGCCTTGAGTTCAACAGCTTTTTCTATCAGCTGGTCGGATGTTATCTGGCTGCGGAGATTGTGCGCCTTGAAAAGAGGGTATCTTTCGAGGCCGTAATCCCCCGCAAAGCCTTTCATGTTCATGATCGCATCAATACCTACCGTATGCGCATCGCTCCCTATGGCAGCCCCTACAACAACTATCGGCCGAGTGATATTTGCGCTCATGTAGTTTTTGAGATCATCATAATGCATAAACGACGTGTCGACCTTGGGGACTTTCACCTTGGTGAAATCGACCGACCTTCTGGAGCGGCCATAAACTATAAAGTGGGAAAAGCCGTCCCCCATCGACTCCATCGTCGCTACTGAAACTTTTTCAAGCCCTATCTGCTCGATATATCTCTTCGCAGCTTCTTTGGCCTCCGGAGAAGCGGAAACAGGAAGTGTGAATGATAGTTGTATGGCTCCATCATCGAGGCGATCTCC
This genomic window from Myxococcales bacterium contains:
- a CDS encoding phosphotransferase, which encodes MKEKIQKIFSDELSMTAKLSDLVKLHGDASYRIYYRARLTDGSTLIIMQMPEGISSASEEITNSGIVVKELPFIDVSKYLSSIGVNVPKIFRYSDADKMMILEDLGDELLASYLQKSEPEEAMAMYKNAVALLCSLQKKSAEMPDKSCIAFRRSFDSNLLNWEFDHFLEYAIQKRGIEVDPADAEMFRRETRTITDKILKMSYGFTLRDYQSRNIIIRDDTMHLIDFQDALMGPSLYDLVSLTRDSYVKLSDEELEELIAYYAEKSHRDIGEVIKEFNMITVQRKMKDAGRFVYIDQVKKNPGYLKFIPNSANYVAKALLQMPEHADLARFIEKYLPELKG
- a CDS encoding nucleotidyltransferase family protein, with translation MKNKNRIDSAVLLAAGLGTRLSPLTLKTPKPLLNLDGCTLIDHQLRYLKKNGFKTVAINIHHLPEMIKNHVGDGSRYGLSILYSRETHILGTGGGIKKACGYLSSDNVLVLNSDILINLNLEKFVERHLLSNAIATMALRKLLPGENYTGISVDTDGFVSSIGDGSYSFTGIHIVGKTLLESLPPAGSESCVISDGYKKILSGGGKIASAIHHGYWKDIGTHASLKEAEEDISRGKFEMIKE